The Bacillus sp. Marseille-Q1617 genome has a segment encoding these proteins:
- the ligA gene encoding NAD-dependent DNA ligase LigA gives MDQQSAEKRVQELHELLNQYNYEYHVLDKPSVPDSEYDQLLRELIDLEDQYPELQTSDSPSQRVGGTILDAFEKVEHRSQMLSLGNAFNEEDLRDFDRRVRQAVGDGFSYVCELKIDGLAVSLRYEKGVFVQGATRGDGSIGEDITSNLKTIRSIPLKIKEPLSFEVRGEAFMPKRSFEALNKVKEEKGEEPFANPRNAAAGSLRQLDPKIAASRNLDIYLYALADIGDTGIDSHSEGLDQLDKLGFKTNPERKRCADIEEVLEYVESWTERRPDLSYDIDGIVIKVDSLEQQKELGTTAKSPRWAIAFKFPAEEVITILKEIELSVGRTGVVTPTAILEPVRVAGTTVQRASLHNEDLIREKDIKIGDHVVIKKAGDIIPEVVNVLEEKRTGDEQEFSMPTHCPECESELVRLEGEVALRCINPKCPAQIREGLIHFVSRNAMNIDGLGEKVISQLFREQLIVDVADLYKLERDQLLQLERMGEKSVDNLLQAIGASKKNSLEKLLFGLGIRHVGAKAAKTLAQEFGNMDRLMEVSKEELTNINEIGEKMADAVVAYFENDEVKELVQELKDAGVNMEYKGPKPVAANESDSYFAGKTIVLTGKIEQLSRNEAKEKIEMLGGKVTGSVSKKTDLVIAGEDAGSKLKKANELEIEVWDEDKLMEELNR, from the coding sequence ATGGATCAACAATCGGCTGAAAAACGTGTACAGGAACTGCATGAATTATTGAATCAATATAATTATGAATATCATGTCCTTGATAAACCCTCAGTGCCGGATTCAGAATATGATCAGCTGTTGCGAGAGCTTATCGACCTCGAGGATCAATACCCTGAATTACAAACTTCCGACTCACCTTCTCAAAGAGTCGGAGGCACGATCCTTGATGCATTTGAAAAAGTAGAGCACCGCAGTCAAATGCTGAGTTTGGGGAACGCCTTCAATGAAGAGGATCTCCGTGATTTTGACCGGCGTGTCCGTCAGGCGGTCGGCGATGGTTTTTCCTATGTCTGTGAGCTCAAGATTGACGGCTTGGCCGTTTCCCTGCGTTATGAAAAAGGAGTGTTTGTACAGGGTGCCACCCGCGGAGATGGGTCGATTGGGGAGGATATTACATCGAATCTGAAGACGATCCGTTCGATTCCATTAAAGATCAAAGAACCTCTTTCGTTTGAAGTACGCGGGGAAGCCTTCATGCCGAAACGCTCATTTGAAGCCTTAAATAAAGTGAAAGAGGAAAAAGGGGAAGAACCGTTCGCGAATCCCCGCAATGCCGCCGCAGGTTCATTGCGTCAGCTGGATCCTAAAATAGCCGCTTCACGAAATCTTGATATCTACCTATATGCCCTTGCTGACATTGGTGATACAGGGATAGACTCTCACAGTGAGGGCCTCGATCAATTAGATAAGCTTGGTTTCAAGACGAACCCTGAACGCAAGCGCTGTGCTGATATTGAAGAAGTGCTGGAATATGTGGAAAGCTGGACGGAGAGACGTCCGGATCTTTCGTATGATATCGATGGAATCGTCATTAAAGTTGATTCATTGGAACAGCAGAAAGAACTTGGGACAACAGCTAAAAGCCCGCGCTGGGCCATAGCATTCAAGTTTCCTGCAGAAGAAGTCATCACGATATTGAAAGAAATCGAACTGAGTGTCGGACGCACCGGAGTGGTTACTCCCACTGCCATTCTTGAACCTGTAAGGGTTGCCGGTACAACGGTTCAGCGTGCTTCCCTGCACAACGAGGATCTCATCAGGGAAAAAGATATCAAAATCGGAGATCATGTGGTCATTAAAAAAGCGGGGGACATCATCCCTGAAGTGGTAAATGTACTGGAAGAAAAGAGAACAGGCGATGAACAGGAATTCAGTATGCCGACTCATTGTCCTGAATGTGAAAGTGAGCTTGTGAGGCTTGAGGGGGAAGTGGCGCTTCGCTGTATCAACCCTAAATGTCCTGCTCAGATCCGTGAAGGTCTTATCCACTTTGTCTCCAGAAATGCGATGAATATCGATGGGCTTGGAGAAAAGGTCATCAGTCAGCTGTTCAGGGAGCAATTGATTGTAGATGTGGCAGACCTTTATAAATTGGAGCGTGACCAGCTGCTTCAACTGGAGCGGATGGGTGAGAAGTCGGTGGATAACCTCCTCCAGGCTATCGGCGCATCGAAAAAGAATTCACTCGAGAAACTTTTGTTCGGGCTGGGGATCCGTCACGTAGGGGCGAAAGCAGCCAAGACCCTTGCCCAGGAGTTTGGGAATATGGATCGACTGATGGAGGTTTCCAAAGAAGAGCTGACGAACATCAACGAAATCGGGGAGAAAATGGCCGATGCAGTCGTGGCTTATTTTGAAAATGATGAAGTCAAAGAGCTGGTTCAGGAGCTTAAAGATGCTGGGGTTAATATGGAATATAAAGGTCCCAAGCCTGTGGCGGCAAATGAATCGGATTCTTACTTTGCAGGAAAGACCATCGTATTGACGGGGAAAATTGAACAATTGAGCCGGAACGAAGCGAAAGAAAAGATTGAAATGCTCGGGGGTAAAGTGACGGGAAGCGTAAGCAAGAAAACAGATCTTGTCATAGCTGGAGAAGATGCAGGCTCAAAACTCAAAAAGGCAAACGAGCTCGAGATAGAAGTCTGGGACGAGGATAAGCTGATGGAAGAACTTAACCGATAA